The stretch of DNA ctaccccagcgccccttggtccggttctcggtaacggtcacagctaagctccaggggcttttcgacgccaggcccagagacacgccTCGCTGGCGGGCTGGGCAGTACCTTGACGCCTCACTCCAGGAATTGACGGTTCTCCCTAACGatgaaagctaagctccaggggcttttcgagcgacgccaggcccagagacacgccTCCCTGgcgggtgggcactaccccagcgccttggtccggttctcgtaacggtcacagctaagctccaggggcttttcgagcgacgccaggcccagagacatgTCTCGCTGGCGGGTGGGCAGTACATTGATGCCCCTCACTCCAGGAATTGACGGTTCTCCCTAACGatgaaagctaagctccaggggcttttcgagcgacgccaggcccagagacacgtctccctggcgggtgggcactaccccagcgccttggtccggttctcgtaacggtcacagctaagctccaggggcttttcgagcgacgccaggcccagagacatgTCTCGCTGGCGGGTGGGCAGTACATTGATGCCCCTCACTCCAGGAATTGACGGTTCTCCCTAACGatgaaagctaagctccaggggcttttcgacgccaggcccagagacacgtctccctggcggggtgggcactaccccagcgccccttggtccggttctcggtaacggtcacagctaagctccaggggctttttcgagcgacgccaggcccagaaacacgtctcgctggtggggtgggcactaccccagcgccccttACTCTGTTTGTCGGTAACggtgaaagctaagctccagcggctttttcgagcgacgccaggcccagaaacacgtctcgctggtggggtgggcactaccccagcgcccttggtccggttctcgtaacggtcacagctaagctccaggggctttttcgagcgacgccaggcccagaaacacgtctcgctggtggggtgggcactaccccagcgccccttACTCTGTTTGTCggtaacagtgaaagctaagctccaggggctttttcgagcgacgccaggcccagacacacgtctcgctggtggggtgggcactaccccagcgccccttggtccggttctcggtaacggtcacagctaagctccaggggcttttcgagcgacgccaggcccagagacacgccTCCCTGGCGGGTGGGCAGTACATTGATGCCCCTCACTCCAGGAATTGACGGTTCTCCCTAACGatgaaagctaagctccaggggcttttcgagcgacgccaggcccagagacacgccTCCCTGgcgggtgggcactaccccagcgccttggtccggttctcgtaacggtcacagctaagctccaggggctttttcgagcgacgccaggcccagagacacgtctcGCTGGCGGGGTGGGCAGTACCAAGACGCCCCTCACTCCAGGAATTTACGGGTCTCCCTAAAGatgaaagctaagctccaggggcttttcgagcgacgccaggcccagagacacgccTCCTGgcgggtgggcactaccccagcgccttggtccggttctcggtaacggtcacagctaagctccaggggctttttcgagcgacgccaggcccagaaacacgtctcgctggtggggtgggcactaccccagcgccccttACTCTGTTTGTCGGTAACggtgaaagctaagctccagcggctttttcgagcgacgccaggcccagaaacacgtctcgctggtggggtgggcactaccccagcgccccttgCTCCGGTTCTCGgtaacggtcacagctaagctccaggggcttttcgagcgacgccaggcccagaaacacgcctcgctggtggggtgggcactaccccagcgccttACTCTGTTTGTCggtaacagtgaaagctaagctccaggggcttttcgagcgacgccaggcccagacacacgtctcgctggtggggtgggcactaccccagcgccccttACTCCGGTTGTCGgtaacggtcacagctaagctccaggggctttttcgagcgacgccaggcccagacacacgtctcgctggtggggtgggcactaccccagcgcccttggtccggttctcggtaacggtcacagctaagctccaggggcttttcgagcgacgccaggcccagagacacgtctccctggcgggtgggcactaccccagcgccttACTCTGTTTGTCGGTAACggtgaaagctaagctccaggggcttttcgagcgacgccatgCCCAGAGACACGCCTCCCTGGCGGGTGGGCAGTACATTGATGCCCCTCACTCCAGGAATTGACGGTTCTCCCTAACGatgaaagctaagctccaggggcttttcgagcgacgccaggcccagagacacgtctccctggcggggtgggcactaccccagcgccccttggtccggttctcggtaacggtcacagctaagctccaggggctttttcgagcgacgccaggcccagagacatgTCTCGCTGGCGGGGTGGGCAGTACATTGATGCCCCTCACTCCAGGAATTTACGGTTCTCCCTAACGatgaaagctaagctccaggggctttttcgagcgacgccaggcccagagacacgtctcctggcgggtgggcactaccccagcgccccttggtccggttctcggtaacggtcacagctaagctccaggggcttttcggcgacgccaggcccagaaacacgcctcgctggtggggtgggcactaccccagcgccttACTCTGTTTGTCGGTAACggtgaaagctaagctccagcggctttttcgagcgacgccaggcccagaaacacgtctcgctggtggggtgggcactaccccagcgccttggtccggttctcggtaacggtcacagctaagctccaggggctttttcgagcgacgccaggcccagaaacacgtctcgctggtggggtgggcactaccccagcgccccttACTCTGTTTGTCggtaacagtgaaagctaagctccaggggctttttcgagcgacgccaggcccagacacacgtctcgctggtggggtgggcactaccccagcgccccttACTCCGGTTGTCGgtaacggtcacagctaagctccaggggctttttcgagcaacgccaggcccagagacacgtctccctggcggggtgggcactaccccagcgccccttACTCTGTTTGTCggtaacagtgaaagctaagctccaggggcttttcgagcgacgccaggcccagacacacgtctcgctggtggggtgggcactaccccagcgccttACTCTGTTTGTCGgtaacggtcacagctaagctccaggggcttttcgaGCAACGCCAGGCCCAGACACACGTCTCGCTggtggggtgggcactaccccagcgccccttggtccggttctcgtaacggtcacagctaagctccaggggcttttcgagcgacgccaggcccagagacacgccTCCCTGgcgggtgggcactaccccagcgccttACTCTGTTTGTCGGTAACggtgaaagctaagctccaggggcttttcgagcgacgccaggcccagagacacgccTCCCTGGCGGGTGGGCAGTACATTGATGCCCCTCACTCCAGGAATTTACGGTTCTCCCTAACGatgaaagctaagctccaggggcttttcgagcgacgccaggcccagagacacgccTCCTGgcgggtgggcactaccccagcgccttggtccggttctcggtaacggtcacagctaagctccaggggcttttcgagcgacgccaggcccagagacatgTCTCGCTGGCGGGTGGGCAGTACATTGATGCCCCTCACTCCAGGAATTTACGGTTCTCCCTAACGatgaaagctaagctccaggggcttttcgagcgacgccaggcccagagacacgccTCCCTGgcgggtgggcactaccccagcgccccttggtccggttctcggtaacggtcacagctaagctccaggggcttttcgagcaacgccaggcccagaaacacgcctcgctggtggggtgggcactaccccagcgccttACTCTGTTTGTCGGTAACggtgaaagctaagctccagcggctttttcgagcgacgccaggcccagaaacacgtctcgctggtggggtgggcactaccccagcgccttggtccggttctcggtaacggtcacagctaagctccaggggctttttcgagcgacgccaggcccagaaacacgtctcgctggtggggtgggcactaccccagcgccccttACTCTGTTTGTCggtaacagtgaaagctaagctccaggggctttttcgagcgacgccaggcccagacacacgtctcgctggtggggtgggcactaccccagcgccttACTCTGTTTGTCGgtaacggtcacagctaagctccaggggctttttcgagcaacgccaggcccagagacacgtctccCTGGCGGGGTAGGCGgcaccctaaccctaaccctaaccctaaccctaaccctaaccctaactctTACGCCCCTTGGTCCGGTTCTCGGGGTGACCAGCGGCGGGTTTGAGGCTCCGTGGCCTCTTCGGCGAGAGGCGTGTACCGCGAGGGCTCGCCCCTCTCGGCCCCGGCCGTGTGGGGTGTAGACCCTGGAGGAATTCGGGGTCGGAAAAACGACTAAGTCGAAAAGGGGGGCTCGGGCCAAACATCCAGGGTGCCCGATGCGCCGAGGCAGGCCGGGGAAGGTGCCTCGTCCCCGGGTAGGTTCCGGATTCGACCGCGACCCTGGAGGTCGGTCCGTTAGGGGAAGCCGTTTTGAGGTGCCATCGGGAATTAAGCGAACGCCTAATTTTGTGGACTTAGGTTTTGACCGCTTAAAAAGCGGAGCTCCAGAGGCGGCGCAGAGGGACGCTTAGCCCACGTACCCTCACCCTGGCGGCGGGGGTGACGCCAGGCCGACGGCCGCTCCTCCCTCCCGGCGGTCCCGGGGGGGTGACCAGCGGCAGAGGAATTTCGGGGTCGGAAAAACGACTAAGTCGAAAAGGGGGGCTCGGGCCAAACATCCAGGGTGCCCGATGCGCCGAGGCAGGCCGGGGAAGGTGCCTCGTCCCCGGGTAGGTTCCGGATTCGACCGCGACCCTGGAGGTCGGTCCGTTAGGGGAAGCCGGTTTGAGGTGCCATCGGGAATTAAGCGAACGCCTAATTTTGTGGACTTAGGTTTTGACCGCTTAAAAAGCGGAGCTCCAGAGGCGGCGCAGAGGGACGCTTAGCCCACGTACCCTCACCCTGGCGGCGGGGGTGACGCCAGGCCGACGGCCGCTCCTCCCTCCCGGCGGTCCCGGGGGGGTGACCAGCGGCAGAGGAATTTCGGGGTCGGAAAAACGACTAAGTCGAAAAGGGGGGCTCGGGCCAAACATCCAGGGTGTCCGAGTCGCCGCAGCAGGCCGGGGAAGGCGCCTCGTCCCCGGGCAGGTTCCAGATTCGACCGCGACCCTGGAGATCGGTCCGATAGGGGAAGCCGTTTTGAGGTGCCGTCGCGATTTCGCCGAAAGGCAAATTTGGTGGACTTAGGTTTTGGAGCGCTTTGCGCAAAATGACCGAGGTCCACGTCCCCCTGGTCGATTGGAGCGCGTAGCGCGCCCGAGCTAGGACCCCGCCCGGCCGAGAAGGTGCTCGTCCCGCTTTGCCATAAAGCACTGGCCGCTGTGGGTTGGGTGTTCCTAGGGGCACGGCGAAAAAAGTTTGGTACGGTGACCCGAGGGCGAAATCGCCTTGTCCGTTTTGATGCGCGCACGAGAAGGCCCCTCCGGGGTGCCGACGTTTCATAGGGAGGCTCAGACGGCCGGTCTTGTCTCGGAGGTTCGGTACCGGCGGGCCGAGAGGAGCCTGCGGCGAGGGTTTCGTTAGGTGTCCGCCCTCGGCGCTACGGGCGCCAGCCGCACTCCCCCGGTCCCCGCGAAACGCACTTTTCCCCCTTACGGCTGCAATCCAGCGGTCACTCCCCCAAAGTCAAAGATAAGCATTCTTCCCTGACAGTGGAGCGAGAGGCTGCCGCACGTCGCCCTATGAGCGGCCGCACCAGCGAGGCATAGCGGGGTGTGCCCTCACCCTCTTCCTCGCGGAGCGAGACCCGCGTGTAGGATTCAAGCGCGCTGCGGTTGTTCCCTTTTTTGCCCCCCACCGTCGCACGGTTGGGCTTACCTGGTTGATCCTGCCAGTAACATATGCTTGTCTCAAAGATTAAGCCATGCAGGTCTAAGTACACACGGCCGGTACAGTGAAACTGCGAATGGCTCATTAAATCAGTTATGGTCCCTTTGATCGCTCCACCCGGTACTTGGATAACTGTGGCAATTCCAGAGCTAATACATGCAAACGGGCGCCGACCTGCCTTCCCCCCGGGGGGGGCGGGGACGCGTGCATTTATCAGATCCAAAACCCATCCGGTGGTCGGGGCTCCGGCCCCGCCCCGGTCCCTTTGGTGACTCTAGATAACCTCGGGCCGATCGCGCGCCCTCCGCGGCGGCGACGATTCTTTCGAATGTCTGCCCTATCAACTTTCGATGGTACTTTAGGCGCCTACCATGGTGACCACGGGTAACGGGGAATCAGGGTTCGATTCCGGAGAGGGAGCCTGAGAAACGGCTACCACATCCAAGGAAGGCAGCAGGCGCGCAAATTACCCATTTCCGACTCGGAGAGGTAGTGACgaaaaataacaatacaggTCTCTTTCGAGGCCCTGTAATTGGAATGAGCGTATCCTAAACCCATGGGCGAGGACCCATTGGAGGGCAAGTCTGGTGCCAGCAGCCGCGGTAATTCCAGCTCCAATAGCGTATATTAAAGTTGCTGCAGTTAAAAAGCTCGTAGTTGGATCTCGGGAGTGGGCTGGCGGTCCGCCGCGAGGCGAGCCACCGCCTGTCCCGGACCCTGCCTCCCGGCGCCCCCCGGATGCCCTTAACTGGGTGTCCGGTCACCTCGGGGCCCGGAGCGTTTACTTTGAAAAAATTAGAGTGTTCAAAGCAGGCCGCCCGTCGCCGCTGAATACCGCAGCTAGGAATAATGGAATAGGACTCCGGTTCTATTTTGTGGGTTTCTGGAACCCGGGGCCATGATTAAGAGGGACGGCCGGGGGCATTCGTATTGCGCCGCTAGAGGTGAAATTCTTGGACCGGCGCAAGACGGACGAAAGCGAAAGCATTTGCCaagaatgttttcattaatcAAGAACGAAAGTCGGAGGTTCAAGACGATCAGATACCGTCGTAGTTCCGACCGTAAACGATGCCGACCCGCGATCCGGCGGCGTTATTCCCATGACCCGCCGGGCAGCGTGCGGGAAACCACGAGTCTTTGGGTTCCGGGGGGAGTATGGTTGCAAAGCTGAAACTTAAAGGAATTGACGGAAGGGCACCACCAGGAGTGGAGCCTGCGGCTTAATTTGACTCAACACGGGAAACCTCACCCGGCCCGGACACGGAAAGGATTGACAGATTGATAGCTCTTTCTCGATTCTGTGGGTGGTGGTGCATGGCCGTTCTTAGTTGGTGGAGCGATTTGTCTGGTTCATTCCGATAACGAACGAGACTCCGGCTTGCTAAATAGTTACGCGGCCCCGTGCGGTCGGCGTTCAACTTCTTAGAGGGACAAGTGGCGTTCAGCCACGCGAGATGGAGCAATAACAGGTCTGTGATGCCCTTAGATGTCCGGGGCTGCACGCGCGCCACAATGGGCGGATCAGCGTGTGTCTACCCTGCGCCGAGAGGCGCGGGTAACCCGCTGAACCCCGCTCGTGATCGGGACTGGGGATTGAAACTATTTCCCATCAACGAGGAATTCCCAGTAAGCGCGGGTCATAAGCTCGCGTTGATTAAGTCCCTGCCCTTTGTACACACCGCCCGTCGCTACTACCGATTGGATGGTTTAGTGAGGTCCTCGGATCGGCCCCGCCGGGGCTCCTCGCGGGCCCTGGCGGAGCGCCGAGAAGACGATCAAACTTGACTATCTAGAGGAAGTAAAAGTCGTAACAAGGTTTCCGTAGGTGAACCTGCGGAAGGATCATTACAGCAGTGTCGGGACAAGGCCGGACCCGAAAAACGTTTTGAGCGAAAAAAAGACGCCCGAGCGCGTGGCGGCGGTGGAGAGGGGGAGGTCGGGGGCTCCGGCGCGGTCCTCCCCGCCCACCCGGTCGGGTTAAAAACCTTTAACCCGAAGAAAAGTCGTAACACCGGATGCGGCAAAGGTATCGGACGAGAACCTGTAAGAAGGATCAACTGATGCGGCAAAGGTATCGGACGTCAGCCCAACTGATGCAATGATGCGGCAAAGGTATCGGATCTGACACGTTCCCATCGGCGCCTTCCTCCGGGACTAGGCGCCGCCCTGGGCGGGTACCCTGAATGGCCCGGCAACCCTGCCGGGACCGTGGGTTTGAAGACCCCCCCGCAACGGGGGGCGCCCGTCCGGGGTTTCGACCCCCGGTTTTTTTTTAACCCCCCCGTTCTGTCCGTCTCAGCCTACTTACCTCAAACAAAGAGTACAACTCTTAGCGGTGGATCACTCGGCTCGTGCGTCGATGAAGAACGCAGCTAGCTGCGAGAACTAATGTGAATTGCAGGACACATTGATCATCGACACTTCGAACGCACTTTGCGGCCCCGGGTTCCTCCCGGGGCCACGCCTGCCTGAGGGTCGCTTTCCTATCGATCGGGGCCTCCGGGTCCCGCGGCTGGAGCTTCGTAGGGGGCTTTTGACCTCCTCCGTCCTCCTAAGTGCAGACCGCCCCGGGTCCGCTTCCCGCCCCGGCCTCCTCTGGCCCCTTCCACCGTCTCTCTCCCTCCCCTACGGGGGAGGGGGGAGGGCGGCGCCTCGTCTGCGGCTCGAGGACCGGAGGTCCTCCCCTCCGCGGCTGCCGGTGGGTCTGAACCCCCTCCGCTGCCCGCGCGACGGGGACCTCCAACTCTCGTCCGTGGGCGGACGTCGTTTTGGTGGGAGGGCTCCCTCCGTCTCTCTCGTCCCCTCTGGGGGGCGGGGAGGGCGGCGGCGACACGTCCGCTCGGTTCTGCGAGGACCGGGGGTCTCGACCCCCAACTCTCGCGCCGACGGGCGGACGCCGTCGTTGCGGGGGACGCGCGTCCGTGGGGGTTTCCCGACGGCGTGCGTTGCGCTCCCGGCGGCGACCGACTCGACTCAGGCCAGCCTCCCGTCCCTCTGGGGGGGGGAGGGCGGCGGCGACACGTCCGCTCGGTTCTGCGAGGACCGGGGGTCTCGACCCCCAACTCTCGCGCCGACGGGCGGACGCCGTCGTTTGTGGGGGGGGACGCGCGTCCGTGGGGGTTTCCCGACGGCGTGCGTTGCGCTCCCGGCGGCGACCGACTCGACTCAGGCCAGCCTCCCGTCCCTCTGGGGATAGCGGAGCGGCCGCCACGACCCCCTCCGAGTACGACCTCAGGTCAGGCGAGACAACCCGCTGAATTTAAGCATATTACTAAGCGGAGGAAAAGAAACTAACAAGGATTCCCTCAGTAGCGGCGAGCGAAGAGGGAAGAGCCCAGCGCCGAATCCCCGCCCCGGCCACGGGGCGAGGGAAATGTGGCGTACAGAAGACCGCTCTCTCGGCGCGGGCCGGGGGCCCAAGTCCTTCTGATGGAGGCTTAGCCCGTGGACGGTGTGAGGCCGGTAGCGGCCCCCGCCCCGCCGGGGTGCGGTTCTTCTTGGAGTCGGGTTGCTTGGGAATGCAGCCCAAAGTGGGTGGTAAACTCCATCTAAGGCTAAATACCGGCACGAGACCGATAGTCGACAAGTACCGTGAgggaaagttgaaaagaacttTGAAGAGAGAGTTCAAGAGGGCGTGAAACCGTTAAGAGGTAAACGGGTGGGGTCCGCACGGTCTGCCCGGAGGATTCAACCCGGCGGGTCCGGTCGGCCCGGTCGGTGCGCGTGGATCCCCTTCGGTGGGGACCGCCGCCCGGCCGTTGGCTCGGCCGCCGTCGGGCGCACTTCTTCCGAGGCGGTGCGCCGCGACCGGCTCCGGTTTGGCCAGGAAGGGTCGGGGGGCGAAGGTGGCTCGCAGCCTCCGGGTCGCGAGCTTTACAGAGCCCCCACGCTCCGACTTTGCCGCTTACCCCCGGGGTCGTGGGCAGTGTCCTCGCGCCTTCTCTCCTCCCGACGGGGGAGGGACGGGGCCCCTCGCTCCCGGTGTGTGCGTCGACCGGGGCGGACTGTCCTCAGTCCGTCTCCGACCGCGCCGCGCCGTCAGGGCGGGGATCAGGCCCTCGTAAAGGGTGCTCGAGGTCCGCGGCGAGGTCGGCCACCCACCCGACCCGTCTTGAAACACGGACCAAGGAGTCTAACGCACGCGCGAGTCAAAGGGTGTCCTCGAGCCCCCACGGCGCAATGAAGGTGAAGGCCGGCGCTCGCCGGTCCAGGTGGGATCCCCCCGCCCCGGCGGGGGGCGCACCACCGGCCCGTCTCGCCCGCACCGCCGGGCAGGTGGAGCTAGAGCGTGTGCGATGGTACCCGAAAGATGGTGAACTATGCCTGGGCAGGGCGAAGCCAGAGGAAACTCTGGTGGAGGCCCGCAGCGGTCCTGACGTGCAAATCGGTCGTCCGACCTGGGTATAGGGGCGAAAGACTAATCGAACCATCTAGTAGCTGGTTCCCTCCGAAGTTTCCCTCAGGATAGCTGGCGCTCGCTCGAACAAGCAGTTTTATCCGGTAAAGCGAATGACTAGAGGCCTTGGGGCCGAAACGATCTCAACCTATTCTCAAACTTTAAATGGGTAAGAAGCCCGGCTCGCTGGCTTGGAGCCTGGGCGTGGAATGCGAGACGCCTAGTGGGCCACTTTTGGTAAGCAGAACTGGCGCTGCGGGATGAACCGAACGCCGGGTTAAGGCGCCCGATGCCGACGCTCATCAGACCCCAGAAAAGGTGTTGGTTGATATAGACAGCAGGACGGTGGCCATGGAAGTCGGAATCCGCTAAGGAGTGTGTAACAACTCACCTGCCGAATCAACTAGCCCTGAAAATGGATGGCGCTGGAGCGTCGGGCCCATACCCGGCCGTCGACGGCAAGAAAAAGTATGGTCACAGAGATACGCCTCGACGAGTAGGAGGGCCGCCGCGGTGGCGCGGAAGCCTAGGGCGCGGGCCCGGGTGGAGCCGCCGCGGGTGCAGATCTTGGTGGTAGTAGCAAATATTCAAACGAGAGCTTTGAAGGCCGAAGTGGAGAAGGGTTCCATGTGAACAGCAGTTGAACATGGGTCAGTCGGTCCTAAGGGATGGGCGAACGCCGTTCGGAAGGGAGGGGCGATGGCCTCCGTCGCCCCCGGCCGATCGAAAGGGAGTCTGGTTCAGATCCCAGAACCCGGAGTGGCGGAGACGGGCGCCGCGAGGCGCCCAGTGCGGTAACGCAAACGAACCCGGAGAAGCTGGCGGGGGCCCCGGGAAGAGTTCTCTTTTCTTTGTGAAGGGCCGGGCACCCTGGAATGGGTTCGTCCCGAGAGAGGGGCCCACGCCCTGGAAAGCGCCGCGGTTCCGGCGGCGTCCGGTGAGCTCTCGTCGGCCCTTGAAAATCCGGGGGAGAAGGTGTAAGTCTCGCGCCGGGCCGTACCCATATCCGCAGCAGGTCTCCAAGGTGAACAGCCTCTGGCGTGTTAGATCAAGGCAGCGTAAGGGAAGTCGGCAAGTCAGATCCGTAACTTCGGGATAAGGATTGGCTCTAAGGGCTGGGTCGGTCGGGCTGAGGTGCGAAGCGGGGCTGGGCCCGAGCCGCGGCTGGGGGAGCGGCCGCCCCGCGGCGCCCCCTCCCGTTCCCGTCTCCGGCGTGCGGCGCCAGGCCCCCTCCGGCCCCTCTCCCGGCGTTTTCCCCCCCCCTCCCGTCCGTGTCGGTGGCCCCCCTCTCGGGGGGGGAGGCCGGCGCGGCTCCGGGGGGTGCGGGGGGTGGCGTCGGGCTGGGGTGTGTCGGGGGGGTGTCCGCGGCGCCCGCGTCGGGGCGGGGCCGGCGGGGGGGGTGCGCCGCGGTGCGCGGCGGCGACTCTGGACGTGCGCCGGGCCCTTCTCGCGGATCTCCCCAGCTACGGCCCGCGTCGGGACCTCCGTCTCGGTGCTCTCCCCCCTCCTCCGGGAGGGGGGGTGCCCGGGGCGGGCGGCCTCCCCGGCGCGGCGCCTCGGCCGGCGCCTAGCAGCCGGCTTAGAACTGGTGCGGACCAGGGGAATCCGactgtttaattaaaacaaagcaTCGCGAAGGCCCGCGGCGGGTGTTGACGCGATGTGATTTCTGCCCAGTGCTCTGAATGTCAAAGTGAAGAAATTCAATGAAGCGCGGGTAAACGGCGGGAGTAACTATGACTCTCTTAAGGTAGCCAAATGCCTCGTCATCTAATTAGTGACGCGCATGAATGGATGAACGAGATTCCCACTGTCCCTACCTGCTATCTAGCGAAACCACAGCCAAGGGAACGGGCTTGGCAGAATCAGCGGGGAAAGAAGACCCTGTTGAGCTTGACTCTAGTCTGGCACTGTGAAGAGACATGAGGGGTGTAGAATAAGTGGGAGGCCCCGTCCCGAGCAGGCGCCGCGGTGAAATACCACTACTCTTATCGTTTCCTCACTTACCCGGTGAGGCAGGGAGGCGAGCCCCCGGCGGGTTCACGCTTCTGGAGTCCAAGCCCCGGGGCCCACGTGGTCCCGGGCGCGACCTGCCCCGGGGACAGTGGCAGGTGGGGAGTTTGACTGGGGCGGTACACCTGTCAAACGGTAACGCAGGTGTCCTAAGGCGAGCTCAGGGAGGACAGAAACCTCCCGTGGAGCAGAAGGGCAAAAGCTCGCTTGATCTTGATTTTCAGTATGAGTACGGACCGTGAAAGCGGGGCCTCACGATCCTTCTGGCTTTTTGGGTTTTAAGCAGGAGGTGTCAGAAAAGTTACCACAGGGATAACTGGCTTGTGGCGGCCAAGCGTTCATAGCGACGTCGCTTTTTGATCCTTCGATGTCGGCTCTTCCTATCATTGTGAAGCAGAATTCACCAAGCGTTGGATTGTTCACCCACTAATAGGGAACGTGAGCTGGGTTTAGACCGTCGTGAGACAGGTTAGTTTTACCCTACTGATGCACTGTCGTTACAATAGTAATCCTGCTCAGTACGAGAGGAACCGCAGGTTCAGACATTTGGTGCGTGTGTTTGGCTGAGGAGCCACTGGTGCGAAGCTACCATCTGTGGGATTATGACTGAACGCCTCTAAGTCAGAATCCCGCCTAGACGTGACGATACCGCAGCGCCGCGGGGCTCTGATTGGCCTGGGATAGCCGGTCGACCCTCCGGGGCCGGCCGGTGCGGAGAGCCATTCGTGACTGGACCGGGGAGCGGCCGAACGAGCGCCGCCCCTCTCTTGAGACGCACCTAAAGTTTGTGGAGAATCCGGTGCTAAATGACTCGTAGACGACCTGATTCTGGGTCAGGGTTTCGTGCGTGGCAGAGCAGCTCACTCGCTGCGAT from Onychostoma macrolepis isolate SWU-2019 unplaced genomic scaffold, ASM1243209v1 Scaffold44, whole genome shotgun sequence encodes:
- the LOC131535605 gene encoding serine/arginine repetitive matrix protein 1-like, with the protein product MVRLVFRPYTQVGRPICTSGPLRASTRVSSGFALPRHSSPSFGYHRTRSSSTCPAVRARRAGVLFNFPSRYLSTIGLVPVFSLRWSLPPTLGCIPKQPDSKKNRTPAGRGPLPASHRPRAKPPSEGLGPPARAERAVFCTPHFPRPVAGAGIRRWALPSSLAATEGILRVVSPDLRSYSEGVVAAAPLSPEGREAGLSRVGRRRERNARRRETPTDARPPPQTTASARRRESWGSRPPVLAEPSGRVAAALPPPEGREAGLSRVGRRRERNARRRETPTDARPPQRRRPPVGARVGGRDPRSSQNRADVSPPPSPPPRGDERDGGSPPTKTTSAHGRELEVPVARAAEGVQTHRQPRRGGPPVLEPQTRRRPPPSPVGEGERRWKGPEEAGAGSGPGADQPGKPNRATVGGKKGNNRSALESYTRVSLREEEGEGTPRYASLVRPLIGRPVRGKSAFRGDRGSAAGARSAEGGHLTKPSPQAPLGPPVPNLRDKTGRLSLPMKRRHPGGAFSCAHQNGQGDFALGSPYQTFFAVPLGTPNPQRPVLYGKAGRAPSRPGGVLARARYALQSTRGTWTSVILRKALQNLSPPNLPFGEIATAPQNGFPYRTDLQGRGRIWNLPGDEAPSPACCGDSDTLDVWPEPPFST